One part of the Arthrobacter sp. EM1 genome encodes these proteins:
- a CDS encoding DUF3046 domain-containing protein, which yields MRISDFWRLMDDEFGAGYSRVLGSSLVLAGVGGRTADQALGAGVAPRQVWLALCDVQDVPPERRLGRDVKPR from the coding sequence GTGCGAATCAGTGACTTTTGGCGCCTCATGGACGACGAATTCGGGGCCGGGTACTCCCGTGTCCTTGGCAGCTCCCTCGTCTTGGCCGGTGTCGGCGGCCGGACCGCCGACCAGGCCCTGGGCGCCGGCGTTGCCCCCCGGCAGGTATGGCTGGCGCTGTGCGACGTCCAGGATGTGCCGCCCGAGCGGCGGCTGGGCCGGGACGTCAAACCCCGCTGA
- a CDS encoding helix-turn-helix transcriptional regulator produces the protein MVKQPVSVNGVVRWKDVGLADQAKSEQKERKMVVLRHEIGDVLRDVRQRQGRTLREVSHSARVSLGYLSEVERGQKEASSELLSSICSALDVPLSGMLREVSDRVAVAEGVAVPDTVPQEFAQRYGRDLDRELNSELNDELAKGLLSGAR, from the coding sequence ATGGTAAAGCAGCCCGTATCCGTTAACGGCGTTGTCCGCTGGAAGGATGTGGGCCTCGCCGATCAGGCTAAGAGCGAACAGAAGGAGCGCAAAATGGTTGTACTTCGTCACGAAATCGGTGATGTTCTGCGCGACGTCCGCCAACGCCAAGGCCGTACCCTCCGCGAAGTCTCGCACAGTGCCCGAGTGTCCCTGGGCTACCTGAGTGAGGTGGAACGGGGCCAGAAGGAAGCCTCCTCGGAGCTGCTCTCCTCGATCTGCTCGGCCCTGGATGTTCCGCTCTCCGGTATGCTCCGCGAAGTCAGTGACCGTGTTGCCGTCGCCGAAGGCGTTGCGGTTCCGGACACCGTCCCGCAGGAGTTCGCCCAGCGCTACGGCCGTGACCTGGACCGTGAGCTAAACTCCGAGCTCAACGATGAGTTGGCCAAGGGCCTCCTCTCCGGGGCACGCTAG
- the recA gene encoding recombinase RecA, with product MAAAPDRQKALDAALAQIDKQFGKGSVMRLGDEVRAPIEVIPTGSIALDVALGIGGLPRGRVVEIYGPESSGKTTVALHAVANAQRLGGIAAFIDAEHALDPEYAAKLGVDTDALLVSQPDTGEQALEIMDMLIGSGSLDVIVIDSVAALVPRAEIEGDMGDSHVGLQARLMSQALRKITGRLSQTKTTAIFINQLREKIGVFFGSPETTTGGKALKFYASIRIDVRRIQTLKEGADSVGNRTKAKIVKNKMAPPFKIAEFDIIYGQGISREGGIIDMGVEHGLIKKSGSWFTYDGDQLGQGMENSRRFLRDNPELATELERLIKEKLGVGVKAPAETEASPKLKAVDGF from the coding sequence ATGGCCGCAGCCCCGGATCGCCAGAAGGCGCTCGACGCAGCGCTTGCCCAGATTGACAAGCAGTTCGGCAAGGGCTCGGTAATGCGCCTGGGCGACGAAGTCCGTGCGCCGATCGAGGTCATTCCCACCGGCTCCATCGCCTTGGACGTTGCGCTGGGAATTGGCGGCCTGCCGCGGGGCCGCGTTGTGGAAATCTACGGTCCGGAATCCTCCGGTAAGACCACCGTGGCACTGCACGCTGTCGCCAATGCCCAGCGCCTGGGCGGCATCGCCGCATTCATCGACGCCGAACACGCACTGGATCCCGAATATGCCGCCAAGCTAGGCGTCGACACCGATGCGCTGCTGGTCTCCCAGCCGGACACCGGCGAGCAGGCCCTGGAAATCATGGACATGCTGATCGGCTCCGGCTCCCTGGACGTTATCGTTATCGACTCCGTCGCGGCGCTTGTTCCCCGCGCGGAAATCGAAGGCGACATGGGCGACAGCCACGTGGGTCTGCAGGCCCGACTGATGAGCCAGGCCCTCCGAAAAATTACCGGCCGTCTAAGCCAGACCAAGACCACGGCAATTTTTATCAACCAGCTGCGCGAAAAGATCGGCGTCTTCTTCGGGTCCCCGGAAACCACCACCGGTGGCAAGGCGCTGAAGTTCTACGCGTCCATCCGCATCGACGTTCGCCGGATCCAGACCCTGAAGGAGGGCGCGGACTCCGTCGGTAACCGCACCAAGGCCAAAATCGTTAAGAACAAAATGGCACCGCCCTTCAAGATCGCCGAGTTCGACATCATTTACGGCCAGGGGATCTCCCGCGAGGGCGGCATCATCGACATGGGTGTTGAACACGGGCTGATCAAGAAGTCCGGGTCCTGGTTCACGTACGACGGTGACCAGCTGGGCCAGGGAATGGAAAACTCCCGGCGTTTCCTGCGCGATAACCCCGAGCTGGCCACCGAGCTGGAACGGCTTATCAAGGAGAAGCTGGGCGTCGGAGTGAAGGCCCCCGCCGAGACCGAAGCATCCCCAAAGCTGAAGGCCGTTGACGGCTTCTAA
- the pgsA gene encoding CDP-diacylglycerol--glycerol-3-phosphate 3-phosphatidyltransferase encodes MTSAEANSAGSASGIWNLPNILTMLRIVMVPFFVWFLLLDAPGLVAQNGVWRWIAGATFAVAIYTDKLDGDIARSRGLITDFGKIADPIADKLLIGSALVMLSLLQELPWWVTILILVREWGITALRFVVIRYGVIPASRGGKLKTVTQTAAIFLYILPLAPIAPWLGVVAFVVMMAALAITVWTGGEYVIEALKLRASGIRAQQQKKLEGRS; translated from the coding sequence GTGACTAGCGCCGAAGCAAACAGCGCCGGATCCGCTTCCGGGATCTGGAATCTGCCCAACATCCTGACGATGCTGCGGATAGTGATGGTGCCGTTTTTCGTCTGGTTCCTGCTGCTCGATGCTCCCGGGCTCGTCGCCCAGAACGGCGTCTGGCGCTGGATCGCCGGGGCGACTTTCGCCGTTGCGATCTACACTGACAAGCTCGACGGTGACATTGCCCGCAGCCGCGGCCTGATCACCGACTTTGGCAAGATCGCCGACCCGATCGCGGACAAACTGCTGATCGGCTCGGCTCTTGTGATGCTCTCGCTGCTGCAGGAGCTGCCCTGGTGGGTCACCATCCTGATCCTGGTCCGGGAATGGGGCATCACCGCCCTGCGCTTCGTTGTTATCCGCTACGGCGTGATTCCGGCCTCGCGCGGCGGGAAACTCAAGACCGTCACCCAGACGGCGGCGATCTTCCTCTACATCCTTCCGCTGGCCCCGATCGCCCCGTGGCTTGGCGTTGTGGCCTTTGTGGTTATGATGGCGGCCCTCGCGATAACCGTGTGGACCGGCGGAGAATATGTCATCGAGGCCCTCAAGCTGCGCGCCAGCGGCATCCGGGCGCAGCAACAAAAGAAGCTGGAGGGAAGGTCATGA
- a CDS encoding MarR family winged helix-turn-helix transcriptional regulator, which yields MSIPAAGPGFPGVTDNSTDAALTDVEHQLSLLWRRARSISHHLSRQVHPDMEPAAYGLLIVIRRQGSMRLTELASSLGVGKPSVSRQVAFLERLGLVSKEADPLDGRAQMIRLTPVGEERMHEVQDARREVFRERLGEWPPEELQTLSRYIAKLNATYERDGFPRDEPQ from the coding sequence ATGAGCATTCCCGCCGCAGGCCCTGGGTTCCCCGGCGTCACTGATAACTCCACCGACGCGGCGCTGACCGACGTCGAGCACCAGTTGAGCCTGCTCTGGCGCCGCGCGCGGTCCATCTCGCACCACCTCTCGCGCCAGGTCCACCCCGACATGGAGCCGGCGGCCTACGGACTGCTGATTGTCATCCGCCGCCAGGGTTCCATGCGGCTGACCGAACTTGCCTCCAGCCTCGGTGTCGGAAAGCCCTCTGTGAGCCGGCAGGTCGCCTTCCTCGAACGCCTCGGCCTGGTCTCCAAGGAAGCCGATCCGCTCGACGGCCGCGCCCAGATGATCCGGCTGACGCCGGTGGGTGAGGAAAGGATGCATGAGGTGCAGGACGCGCGGCGCGAAGTGTTCCGCGAACGGCTTGGCGAGTGGCCGCCGGAAGAACTGCAGACCCTTTCACGCTACATTGCAAAGCTCAACGCGACCTACGAGCGTGACGGTTTTCCCCGCGACGAACCGCAGTAG
- a CDS encoding CinA family protein → MSSLHPAINLHRLAEEAVAGAIGRGLTVATAESLTAGMVAAMLADTPGASGMLQGGVVSYQNTVKADVLGVSRELLETVGAVDGRVAEAMAAGARRICGADVGISTTGVAGPEPHGGKDVGSVFIGVATAEGATSYAYSFEGNRPEIRGQACAAALERLLEILAGEGDRA, encoded by the coding sequence ATGAGCAGTCTCCACCCCGCGATTAACCTGCATCGGCTGGCCGAAGAGGCCGTCGCCGGAGCGATCGGCCGCGGACTGACCGTCGCCACGGCCGAATCCCTCACCGCCGGCATGGTCGCCGCGATGCTGGCCGACACCCCCGGTGCCTCCGGCATGCTCCAGGGCGGTGTGGTGTCCTACCAGAACACCGTAAAAGCCGACGTCCTGGGGGTATCCCGGGAACTGCTCGAGACCGTCGGAGCCGTCGACGGCCGGGTTGCCGAAGCCATGGCGGCGGGGGCACGCAGAATCTGCGGAGCCGACGTCGGGATCTCCACTACCGGGGTTGCCGGCCCCGAGCCGCACGGCGGCAAGGACGTGGGTTCCGTTTTTATCGGCGTCGCCACGGCGGAGGGTGCGACGTCGTACGCCTACAGCTTCGAGGGCAACCGGCCGGAAATCCGCGGCCAGGCCTGTGCCGCCGCGCTGGAACGGCTCCTTGAGATACTGGCAGGCGAAGGCGACCGGGCGTAA
- a CDS encoding regulatory protein RecX, translating into MVLRQLTSAPKTRLQLARKLAERDVPDDVANAVLDRFEEVKLIDDADFADMWVRSRSQSRKLAKGALRRELTEKGIDSDTAAAALEQLSDAAEEDAGRELVRRKLRGLTGFADRAERDKTTRRLASMLARKGYQPSLAFRIVGEVLDAAVAGSGPESWETPARRRPGTLNR; encoded by the coding sequence ATTGTGCTCCGGCAGCTGACCAGCGCGCCCAAGACCCGGCTGCAGCTTGCCCGCAAGCTCGCGGAACGGGACGTACCCGACGACGTTGCCAACGCCGTGCTCGACCGTTTCGAAGAAGTGAAGCTCATCGACGACGCGGATTTCGCAGACATGTGGGTGCGGTCCCGTTCGCAGAGCCGCAAACTCGCCAAAGGGGCACTCCGGCGCGAACTCACCGAGAAGGGCATCGACTCGGACACCGCCGCCGCTGCCCTCGAACAGCTCAGCGACGCGGCCGAGGAAGATGCGGGCCGCGAACTGGTACGACGGAAACTCCGCGGCCTGACCGGCTTCGCGGACCGCGCAGAGCGCGACAAAACCACCCGCAGGCTGGCGTCCATGCTCGCCCGCAAGGGCTACCAACCTTCCCTGGCGTTCCGGATCGTCGGCGAAGTGCTGGATGCGGCCGTTGCAGGGTCCGGGCCGGAATCCTGGGAAACCCCGGCACGGCGCCGACCCGGTACCCTTAACAGGTGA